The Medicago truncatula cultivar Jemalong A17 chromosome 7, MtrunA17r5.0-ANR, whole genome shotgun sequence genome includes the window CCTTTCAACTGCCTTGGTAAAAAGTTCCAGTTCATCAATTGTTCCATATGCATCATATGTATCATCAATGATTGAAAGTAGGGTGATTACTTTAATCATCATTTTTCTTGCTTGAGAATATTGGGGTTCAAAAAATGCAGTCAAAACCCAAAAGCTACATTCCGCGATCCTATCTCTTGCATAAGGTAGTTTGGTAGAGAAGTCCAACTCCTTCCACCATctttaaagatgaaaaacaaTATAGTTATTACAAGGTTTAATATTTCCATGATATTCCTAATATTATCTTAATACAAAAGATTGGAGTGTGTAATCTAAGTACTTACTTGGAAATGTTTCCAAACTCTTTTTGATGTAGGGATTGGAGTAAATTGAAATCCAATTTTGCGAAAGTGAGTAGAACTTCATCACAGGTAGGATCTTTCTCATAGATAGAAATGTAGTGTCGTGCCTCTAGCCTTGGTATGTTTTTGTGGAGAGCCTGCTTTAAGGTATATTCGATTTGTGCAGCAAGTGAAGGGCTCGATTGAGAGGCAATGGACTCGAGGTGAGTTGAAGTGAAATTTAATGCTTCTTCTAAAATGTCATCTTCATGAACCATCATATGTGATGCTTCATACAAGCTTAACATCCCCTCAACATCCGTGCTAAGATTTTCATTAAAGTTTCCTTGCTTGTCTTTAAATTTGTTGAACACATCtagtataattattaaaaacaacCATTTGAGTCaatgaaataacaaaacaatactaataaaaaaaaatatgcaagtaATATAAAATACGTATCAAATTTTGCCACTAAGCGTTACAGGAAACGCTAAGACCTGTATTAGACGCCACTGAAAATAAGAACCTTTATTAAAGATTATAaagaaagtaacaaaaaaatttctcaccaaaacattgaaacattaaaataagaactttttcttttgtaagtacaatttttttatggactAAGCGTTGttctaattttttgaattaattattgATGCAATGTAAGACAACAAAATAGTTAATTAAACagaaatcaatatataaatgcaaataaagttgaggcatgcatatatatacttGGTGAAACGTGAAGTCCTTGTTGCCTGAACACCCTAAATAGCATGGCAAGAGAGCACAGGCTGTCTTCAAGCGTTATTTCTCCATTTTCAACATAACTTTTGTGAATATGTTGCAAAACTTCatcaatctctttttcaaaatgataacCAACACCCAAACGACATAttgaatcaatcaatttgaCTTTTGTCAAGGGCATCTCAGTCTTTGAGACAAGCATGTTTCTCACTTCATCTTTCAACGTATCAATTTGTGATGCAAGATTCTGATCAAGTTCCTGTGAGgtgtttgagaaaaaaaaattaattattaacaaaattcacttgattataaataaatttaacaaaattcacttgagtttcttaattatatatatatatatatattgacatCCCAAAAGAAAATACTAGTAATAATCGTTGTTAACTACATAAATGAATGGAGaacatataatattaatatatagaaTAATAGAAAACAACTAGTGGCAATATATATGTACCATGGTTTCTGAAGCATACTGAAGGAAGAAACCCCCCCAAACGCTTGGGTGATAATCTGCAAGATTTCTTTGCTTGGCGTCATGATCAGAGTAAGCTACAGTAGACATCCCaattactttaatttatttatacctttccctaattcttcaactctaatgttttggtttgtgaaagAAGAAGGTGTCTATATAGATATTTATAGTAAACTTTAAAGAATTATACTAATTCCCATTGTACGCATGTTGAActaaaacttttttaatatattctcAAGTTCCTGCATGTGTTAAAAACCTTTAAAATATATTCTCAAGTTTCGGCATGTGTTAATTTGagcatttatttttgaacaTTGTTGACCTAATTGCCTGTCTTATTTTAACTCTAGCTACTGGATCTAGATttgtttttctatatatttatttcattaatttggCCTGTACATCATATACTAtaagtttaatatttatttcaacCTCTAATTTTTAAGGCAAAGCTGTTGGTGTGCGCACGCAACAGTTGACATGCATATAGTATATGCATTCTAAGAAACGTGTGATAATTTGATTATcttcataattataaataaataagttccCCTTTGTGCTTGTTATCTTTTCATCATATTCctctcaacaaaataaaaaatattcttttcaacttttcgtttttttcttataaactaaAGGATTAATTGTTTGAATTGACCATGCAAAATACGCAATGTTGAAAAATGActctgtaaaataaaaaagagagattcttttattttttttaccttctAATATACGCGTGGTCCAAAAAAATGATCtagagagattgaattttttcatggtttttttCGGATATCTTTAATTAGGATGTTAAAACATGGTTTTACACACAAAAGTTAGATTTTTCCGACTAGGGACAGATTTATCATGAAATTTTATTacccataattatgaatttcttaaacaattcataattaatttgtatctcatttaaaaacttcaaaatttcatggtgaaggttcttatcatgttctaaCCATGCCTACAGAATTATATAACGAAATTTGATCCGTCAGTATATGCTTACTCggaacaaaattgcaatttcgcacgtttttgttgaaaaataataatcgaTCGAAACATCTTTGAAAACCTACGAAATTTTGCAGattctttttttgtatttctataAATGTCTCTGCAAACAATCAGctcaaaattagtttttaggttagtgttttcatttttttgttttttgtgtttttgatgctttaaaaattcataattaattcaaccttagttgaaaaattataaatttttgtgtaAAGTCATATTTTAATGTCCTAAACATGCTTGAAAATATTCAACCTCTAAGAAGATTTTTTGGACTTCAACTATATTACAAGGTCAAAAGCCTATACTTGATGCTTATTAGGCCAAAAACCACTATCGAATAGTGCCCCGATTAACATATGATTCAAAAGGTAGTGTATGATGTATCgtcaacaaaatacaaaactatCTGTACGCCCACCAATGAGAAGCTTTAGATTCCTGATAATCTTTAATGTCTCCGACCATCATTACTCTACGATGGTTGATGGATATAAAAATTGTTGTACAAAACAGTTTTCTACCGACTCTTTAGGAGTTGTTCCATAAGTTCTATGGAAGGATCCTTAGACCACCACTCAAGTACACAATTATTATCCTTTCAATACATCTCACTCTTGCTGTCTTACCTAAATAAGTGTCGCCGTGTTTGCAAGTGTCTCCCGAATTGCAAAGCCATGGTTGCTGCTCGACAAATGTCAACATTATGATCACTTCAGGTCAttagtgaaaattaaattcttaatgAGGATGAACGAAAAAATAGTCTGCACGAAACTTTAGCAACATACAaggatatttaattttaataaagaaacaaaGACTAGTCTTAAAGCAACCAAACAatggcattttttttaaaacatcaattatttattaaaaattatatatttaatatttattaaatgtaCAAATTCTAATATAAACTTACTATTTACAACTTCTTAAACATGTGAAATTTTACACATTATGCAAAAATCCttagtttattaatattttgttgagggaaaggtttcaaatgaaaa containing:
- the LOC120576871 gene encoding probable terpene synthase 2 is translated as MSTVAYSDHDAKQRNLADYHPSVWGGFFLQYASETMELDQNLASQIDTLKDEVRNMLVSKTEMPLTKVKLIDSICRLGVGYHFEKEIDEVLQHIHKSYVENGEITLEDSLCSLAMLFRVFRQQGLHVSPNVFNKFKDKQGNFNENLSTDVEGMLSLYEASHMMVHEDDILEEALNFTSTHLESIASQSSPSLAAQIEYTLKQALHKNIPRLEARHYISIYEKDPTCDEVLLTFAKLDFNLLQSLHQKEFGNISKWWKELDFSTKLPYARDRIAECSFWVLTAFFEPQYSQARKMMIKVITLLSIIDDTYDAYGTIDELELFTKAVERWDISSLDELPDYMKPIYRSFLTIYEEIEKEMRKEGRIYTLDYYKIEFKKSVQAFMTEARWLNENHIPTTEEYMRISKKSGAYPLLILTSYIGMGDIATKEIFNWVSNEPRIVNAAATLCRLMDEIVSSEFEQKRGHVCSLLDCYMKQFDMSREAAIQECKNRMTIVWKDINEECLRPTEVPMPFMTRVLNLSRFMDVIYKNKDNYTDSDGLMKTCIKEVLVDPVPI